One window of Methanomassiliicoccales archaeon genomic DNA carries:
- a CDS encoding tetratricopeptide repeat protein, with protein MILHLLAQHKYCQDADAPKPVTQDGIASAIEVGRNNVAKIMTVMSDEGIVDIQSKHVKGLPSIRLVYFLSPKGFEEGKKLKASIEFTTVDVIDLKGEIHEDEVGRIGMYLPNRYTLLELAMGVSRGKFDCASFHEGKVKEERRFVDYSDKKPAIRTFFGREKELEKLYGLIDSNTIKAMMIYGIPGIGKTTLLAKFTQDIRDRINVFWFKVHEWVDFKGVLKPLSEFLSQMGRKNLEYYLTQTDIPVLGEVCHIVETDMRGSNSLMIFDDIHKADKGVKDLLGAILNSIEGIPGVWMIGSAREMQSFYERGAVFRGLVVEMQIDGLDRGSSFNMMRTRSLPETDLESLFSITKGHPLFLELIEDPKMALGKNIRMFIEQEVFSRLEVSEKRIMGIAAIFRYPVMIDAFFSMEEEIQNESRGMNVELESMDYAISYDTVDSLISKSILHESVGRMIGMHDLMREFVYSKLTPRQRNIYHKAAARFYLQDMSAPSSVEALYHCLMAKEYAIAIDIAAGNGRKIINKGYAVQFSPLLKLLLSSAPKIEQRDKMEMLILQGEIMEISGDWDAAIARFGQIVSMASPTTDVRLMAEMNWRIGAIHLRRSRLDDSQRYLNLALDMAKKTDEKHTLADVYNDLGAVWMRRGRWDEASANYAKSMELSKMIGDDASLGRSMYGLSMTLDGQHHFEESIPMKKEVLRILEHSGDINMLSKVSTSLGNDLRQIEKYEEAYEYQEKAITLARMAGDLNSLGFALANSAAICIEEGNFLKGEEMIDSATSIFKKLNDLLMLSTLHLYRGYLYSKKKEWEWAKVEFKESIDIIRSIDMPVRLSEWLYQIAKAYIENDDVEQGLQLLQESYCVAEKIGHDKLMRDAKTSIELMCTVQ; from the coding sequence GTGATCCTACACCTCCTTGCTCAGCATAAGTACTGTCAGGACGCCGATGCCCCGAAGCCTGTCACTCAGGACGGGATCGCTTCCGCGATCGAGGTCGGACGGAATAATGTCGCCAAGATAATGACGGTCATGTCCGATGAGGGCATCGTCGATATCCAAAGCAAACATGTCAAAGGTCTTCCTTCTATCCGGTTGGTCTATTTCCTTTCACCGAAAGGCTTTGAGGAAGGCAAGAAGCTGAAGGCGTCGATAGAGTTCACCACTGTCGACGTGATAGACCTTAAAGGGGAAATCCACGAGGATGAAGTAGGCAGGATCGGGATGTATCTCCCGAACCGCTATACGCTCCTTGAACTGGCCATGGGCGTTTCTCGAGGGAAATTCGATTGCGCATCCTTTCATGAGGGAAAGGTCAAGGAAGAGAGAAGATTCGTGGACTATTCGGACAAGAAACCGGCCATTCGCACATTCTTTGGCCGGGAAAAGGAACTGGAAAAGCTGTATGGTCTGATCGATTCCAATACCATCAAGGCCATGATGATATATGGAATTCCTGGGATCGGAAAGACCACCCTTCTGGCGAAATTCACACAGGATATTCGTGATCGGATCAACGTCTTCTGGTTCAAGGTCCATGAATGGGTGGACTTCAAAGGAGTGCTGAAGCCGCTTTCAGAATTCCTATCCCAAATGGGAAGGAAGAACCTCGAATACTATCTTACCCAGACCGATATTCCGGTCCTGGGTGAGGTCTGCCACATCGTGGAGACGGACATGAGGGGATCGAACTCCCTCATGATCTTCGATGATATCCACAAAGCGGATAAGGGCGTCAAGGACCTCCTCGGAGCGATACTCAATTCAATCGAGGGGATCCCTGGCGTCTGGATGATAGGATCTGCAAGGGAGATGCAGTCATTCTATGAGCGAGGAGCGGTCTTCCGGGGATTGGTGGTCGAGATGCAGATCGACGGCCTGGACCGGGGCAGCAGCTTCAACATGATGCGCACCCGTTCCCTTCCGGAGACCGACCTGGAGTCCCTCTTCAGCATAACCAAGGGCCATCCATTATTCCTAGAACTCATCGAGGACCCGAAAATGGCCTTGGGCAAGAACATACGCATGTTCATCGAACAAGAGGTGTTCTCGAGATTGGAGGTCTCGGAAAAGAGGATAATGGGCATCGCGGCGATATTCCGCTACCCGGTGATGATCGATGCCTTCTTCAGCATGGAGGAAGAGATCCAGAACGAAAGCCGAGGCATGAACGTAGAGCTGGAATCCATGGACTATGCGATCTCCTACGACACGGTGGACTCGCTTATCTCGAAATCGATCCTGCATGAATCGGTCGGACGTATGATCGGGATGCACGATCTCATGCGTGAGTTCGTGTATAGCAAGCTGACCCCGCGTCAACGCAATATCTATCACAAGGCCGCTGCCCGGTTCTATTTGCAGGACATGTCGGCCCCATCGTCCGTGGAAGCATTGTACCATTGTCTGATGGCCAAGGAATATGCGATCGCGATCGATATTGCCGCGGGCAACGGACGAAAAATCATCAACAAAGGATATGCGGTCCAATTCAGCCCGCTCTTGAAACTTCTTCTGTCCAGTGCTCCGAAGATCGAACAACGGGACAAGATGGAAATGTTGATCCTCCAAGGGGAGATCATGGAGATATCCGGAGATTGGGACGCCGCCATCGCCCGGTTCGGCCAGATCGTATCAATGGCCTCTCCCACCACCGATGTCCGCTTGATGGCTGAGATGAACTGGCGAATAGGCGCCATACACCTCAGAAGGTCCAGGCTGGATGATTCGCAGAGATATCTCAACCTGGCACTGGACATGGCAAAGAAGACCGATGAGAAACACACCCTGGCCGATGTGTATAACGACCTGGGAGCAGTATGGATGAGGAGAGGCAGATGGGATGAGGCATCGGCCAATTACGCAAAATCAATGGAACTGTCGAAGATGATAGGAGACGACGCCAGTCTTGGCAGGTCGATGTATGGACTATCCATGACGCTCGACGGTCAGCACCATTTCGAGGAGTCCATACCGATGAAGAAGGAAGTGCTCCGCATCCTTGAGCATTCTGGCGATATCAACATGTTATCCAAGGTCAGCACAAGCCTCGGAAACGACCTTAGACAGATCGAGAAATATGAAGAGGCGTATGAATATCAGGAGAAGGCCATAACGCTGGCCCGAATGGCTGGAGACCTCAACTCATTAGGATTTGCCTTGGCCAATTCCGCTGCCATTTGCATCGAAGAGGGCAACTTCCTCAAAGGGGAGGAAATGATAGATTCCGCGACCTCGATATTCAAGAAGCTGAACGACCTGCTCATGCTTTCGACCCTTCATCTTTACAGAGGTTATCTTTACTCCAAGAAGAAGGAATGGGAATGGGCAAAGGTCGAGTTCAAAGAGAGCATCGATATCATCAGATCGATCGATATGCCCGTAAGACTAAGCGAATGGCTGTATCAGATCGCTAAAGCCTACATCGAAAACGATGATGTAGAACAGGGCTTACAACTTCTTCAGGAATCATACTGCGTGGCCGAGAAGATCGGCCATGACAAATTGATGCGGGATGCCAAAACAAGCATCGAATTGATGTGTACAGTCCAATAA
- a CDS encoding HAD family hydrolase has protein sequence MTATDSGNFRIKGLVFDLDGTLVHSTIDFSLMRKSALERMREAGVPASVLDERMSIASNLKACYHYLSETRSGDDARSLLTDVGRIMNEIEMRNVRNTLAVPRANQTLCRLIDEGYGMAVLTRGSRRYTDAALSASGLTRYFDKTICRDDYPDEEAKPNPISLSRAAGKLGLTNEECLLVGDHAMDLECARSAGSGFVGVLSGATDMPTWTNLGVIRIIPDVTFLPGLLSKI, from the coding sequence ATGACTGCAACCGATTCCGGCAATTTTAGAATTAAGGGACTGGTCTTTGATCTTGATGGAACGTTAGTTCATAGCACCATCGATTTCTCTCTGATGAGAAAGTCGGCACTCGAAAGAATGAGGGAAGCTGGAGTCCCCGCCAGTGTTCTTGATGAAAGGATGAGCATTGCGAGCAATCTGAAGGCATGCTACCATTACCTGTCAGAAACCAGATCGGGGGACGATGCCAGATCGCTTCTCACTGATGTAGGAAGAATAATGAATGAGATCGAGATGCGCAATGTCCGGAATACCCTGGCGGTGCCAAGGGCAAACCAAACACTCTGCCGGCTCATAGACGAAGGGTATGGGATGGCAGTCTTGACCAGAGGATCTAGACGTTATACAGATGCGGCCCTTTCCGCATCTGGATTGACCAGATATTTCGATAAGACCATATGTAGGGATGATTACCCTGACGAAGAGGCGAAGCCGAATCCGATTTCATTGTCAAGAGCTGCGGGAAAGTTGGGCTTGACCAATGAAGAATGCCTCCTTGTGGGAGACCATGCGATGGACCTGGAATGTGCGCGGTCGGCTGGTTCAGGGTTCGTGGGCGTGCTTTCAGGGGCCACGGACATGCCCACCTGGACCAATTTAGGCGTGATCAGAATCATTCCCGACGTAACGTTTTTGCCCGGATTGTTGTCGAAGATCTGA
- a CDS encoding RidA family protein, which translates to MKSVRTEMAPVPIGPYSQAIISDKMIFCSGQLGIDPITKKLVTSGTADEARQGIENIRAILEAAGSSLEKVVKVTIFMTDLDHFKEVNAIYADSFKEPFPARTTVGVARLPLGATIEIDVVASI; encoded by the coding sequence ATGAAAAGCGTTAGAACGGAGATGGCCCCAGTGCCTATTGGGCCCTATTCCCAGGCAATAATTTCCGACAAGATGATATTCTGTTCAGGGCAACTCGGCATAGATCCGATCACAAAGAAGTTGGTCACCTCAGGCACGGCTGATGAGGCGAGGCAAGGGATAGAGAACATCCGGGCGATACTTGAAGCGGCAGGTTCCTCCTTGGAAAAGGTGGTGAAAGTCACCATATTCATGACCGACCTGGACCATTTCAAGGAGGTCAACGCGATTTACGCGGACAGCTTCAAGGAACCGTTCCCCGCCAGGACCACCGTTGGGGTGGCACGCCTGCCCCTGGGGGCGACCATCGAGATCGACGTCGTGGCGTCGATCTGA
- a CDS encoding winged helix-turn-helix transcriptional regulator, which translates to MNLDSTDIKILKVLQSNGRLSFRQIAEKVKVSVPTVSSKINSMESMGVIKGYQAELDSEKLGGISVVLDIKTRPADIRKVSDRFAGDEHVRKAYILSNSRILIVVTFTQQHLINEFVMNLSDIPEIVEYELTNIITVVKEEQRAVINPEVNVVLTCAYCGKEIRDDAYKVKEGDKEYYVCCPVCQKSLEQKIDNLKSKA; encoded by the coding sequence ATGAACTTAGATTCAACTGATATCAAGATTCTTAAGGTTCTACAATCAAACGGTCGCCTCTCGTTCAGGCAGATCGCCGAAAAGGTCAAGGTAAGCGTGCCGACGGTCAGCAGCAAGATCAACAGCATGGAGAGCATGGGGGTCATTAAGGGGTATCAGGCGGAACTCGACTCAGAGAAGCTCGGCGGCATAAGTGTCGTCTTGGATATCAAGACCAGACCTGCCGACATCAGAAAGGTATCAGACCGGTTCGCAGGGGACGAGCATGTCCGTAAAGCCTATATCCTGAGCAACAGCCGGATACTTATCGTGGTCACCTTCACCCAGCAGCATCTCATCAACGAGTTCGTGATGAACCTGTCGGACATTCCAGAGATCGTCGAGTACGAACTCACAAACATCATCACCGTCGTCAAGGAGGAACAGAGGGCGGTCATCAACCCGGAGGTCAACGTTGTCCTGACCTGCGCCTATTGCGGCAAGGAGATCAGGGACGACGCCTACAAAGTGAAGGAAGGGGACAAGGAGTACTACGTCTGCTGTCCAGTTTGCCAGAAGAGCCTCGAACAGAAGATAGACAACCTGAAGTCCAAGGCCTGA
- a CDS encoding heavy metal translocating P-type ATPase, which yields MSENDNETAVPVPKKGKRTASFGLTGMTCASCAQTISESLSGLEGIENANVNLATEKATVTYDPSKVNIEAMKKAVIDAGYDVIINEVTLSIGGMSCASCASTVEEAVQELDGVLSASVNLATEKLTVRYDPQRVRVPQMKKAITDAGYEVLESKDSDQEKEIRARELKRQKVLLTAALSLAVPIMVFMLLMQFTSLGQVQFLMDWGNLILFLVATPVQFVIGYQFYSGTYKALRNRRANMDTLIAVGTSAAYIYSVAVTFFPSEFITPNVYYDTSTMIIALILFGKYLEAKAKSRTSEAIRRLIDLQAKTAVILKDGVEVQIQADELDVSDVMVVRPGEKIPTDGVVIEGSSSVDESLLTGESMPVSKSESSEVIGGTINKNGLLKVRATKVGKDTALAQIVRLVENAQASKAPIQRLADKVAGVFVPAVISIAVITFLFWFFIGYGLFGVTQPQFIFSLTVFISVMVIACPCALGLATPTAIMVGTGKGAENGILIKSSESLENAGRTTAVVFDKTGTLTKGEPQVTDMAAFGLPEEEMIRLAGIAEKGSEHPLAEAVVRRAKEKAGELPDPERFENVPGMGIRAEVDGKEVLVGSRKLMASHNVDVTGVDAKVVDFEARGRTAVIVAYRGEAVGVIAVADVAKDSAKEAVEALKEMKIEVFMITGDNARTAKAIGEQLGINNILAEVLPEDKAKEVAKLQAQGKVVMMVGDGVNDAPALAQADIGVAIGSGTDVAMETGDVVLIKDDLKDVVATIQLSRQTMKKIRQNLFWAFGYNVAGIPIAAGVLFPATGWLLSPIIAAGAMAMSSVSVVSNAALLKRYTPEIKRKKPEEVKKNG from the coding sequence ATGAGTGAAAATGACAATGAGACCGCCGTCCCGGTCCCCAAGAAAGGAAAGCGGACCGCCTCTTTCGGGCTGACGGGGATGACTTGTGCCAGTTGTGCCCAGACCATATCGGAGAGCCTTTCCGGCCTGGAGGGGATCGAGAACGCGAATGTGAACCTGGCCACGGAGAAGGCCACTGTCACCTACGATCCGTCCAAGGTGAACATAGAGGCGATGAAGAAGGCGGTCATCGATGCTGGATATGACGTGATCATCAATGAGGTCACTCTTTCCATCGGAGGCATGAGCTGCGCCTCATGCGCTTCCACGGTCGAGGAAGCGGTCCAGGAGCTCGATGGTGTGCTGAGCGCGTCGGTGAACCTGGCCACGGAAAAGCTAACGGTGCGTTATGACCCGCAGCGGGTAAGGGTCCCGCAGATGAAGAAGGCCATCACCGATGCTGGCTACGAGGTGCTGGAATCGAAGGACTCGGACCAGGAGAAGGAGATAAGGGCAAGGGAGCTGAAACGCCAGAAGGTCTTGCTTACAGCCGCGCTCTCATTGGCGGTGCCTATAATGGTGTTCATGCTCCTGATGCAGTTCACCTCTCTGGGTCAGGTGCAGTTCCTCATGGACTGGGGGAACCTGATACTGTTCCTAGTGGCCACGCCGGTCCAGTTCGTCATCGGATATCAGTTCTATTCCGGTACCTACAAGGCGCTAAGGAACAGGAGGGCGAACATGGACACGCTGATCGCCGTGGGAACATCTGCAGCTTACATCTACAGCGTGGCGGTCACATTCTTTCCTTCTGAGTTCATCACCCCGAACGTCTACTACGACACTTCGACGATGATCATCGCGTTGATCCTGTTCGGCAAATACCTGGAGGCGAAGGCCAAAAGCAGGACCTCCGAGGCGATCCGGAGGCTTATAGACCTTCAGGCCAAGACCGCCGTGATCCTCAAGGACGGGGTCGAGGTGCAGATCCAGGCCGACGAACTCGACGTCAGCGACGTCATGGTGGTCAGACCGGGTGAGAAGATCCCCACCGATGGAGTGGTCATCGAGGGTTCATCGTCGGTGGATGAGTCGCTGCTCACGGGCGAGAGCATGCCGGTCTCCAAATCCGAGAGTTCCGAGGTGATCGGGGGGACGATCAACAAGAATGGCCTTCTTAAGGTCAGGGCCACCAAGGTAGGCAAGGACACCGCACTGGCGCAGATAGTGCGCCTGGTGGAGAACGCGCAGGCATCCAAGGCACCGATCCAGAGGCTGGCGGACAAGGTGGCGGGAGTGTTCGTTCCAGCGGTCATCTCCATCGCGGTGATCACATTCCTGTTCTGGTTCTTCATCGGATACGGACTGTTCGGAGTGACCCAGCCTCAGTTCATCTTCTCTCTGACAGTGTTCATTTCGGTGATGGTGATAGCCTGCCCGTGCGCACTCGGCCTGGCCACACCGACCGCCATCATGGTGGGGACGGGAAAGGGTGCGGAGAACGGCATCCTGATCAAGAGCAGCGAGTCATTGGAGAACGCCGGCCGCACCACCGCGGTGGTGTTCGACAAGACCGGCACGCTGACCAAGGGAGAACCGCAGGTTACCGACATGGCCGCCTTCGGCCTGCCGGAGGAGGAAATGATCAGGCTTGCGGGAATAGCGGAGAAGGGGTCCGAACACCCACTGGCCGAAGCGGTCGTCCGCAGAGCGAAGGAGAAGGCTGGAGAGCTGCCGGACCCGGAGAGGTTCGAGAACGTACCGGGAATGGGCATACGCGCGGAGGTCGACGGAAAAGAGGTTCTCGTAGGTAGCCGCAAGCTCATGGCATCGCACAATGTCGATGTAACCGGGGTCGATGCCAAGGTGGTCGATTTCGAGGCCCGGGGAAGGACGGCGGTGATCGTTGCTTATCGGGGAGAGGCAGTTGGAGTCATCGCCGTCGCCGATGTCGCCAAGGATTCGGCGAAGGAGGCGGTGGAAGCGCTCAAGGAAATGAAGATCGAGGTCTTCATGATCACCGGCGACAACGCCCGGACGGCCAAGGCGATCGGTGAGCAACTGGGCATCAACAACATACTGGCAGAGGTTCTGCCCGAGGACAAGGCGAAGGAAGTGGCCAAGCTCCAGGCGCAGGGCAAGGTGGTGATGATGGTTGGCGATGGCGTCAACGACGCACCGGCATTGGCCCAGGCGGATATCGGTGTGGCCATCGGCTCAGGAACGGATGTGGCCATGGAGACCGGGGATGTGGTCCTCATAAAGGATGATCTGAAGGACGTGGTAGCGACGATCCAGTTGAGCCGCCAGACCATGAAGAAGATCAGGCAGAACCTGTTCTGGGCGTTCGGCTACAACGTCGCCGGCATTCCCATAGCGGCCGGCGTGCTCTTCCCGGCCACCGGCTGGCTGCTGAGCCCGATCATAGCGGCGGGGGCGATGGCCATGTCATCGGTGTCCGTCGTTTCCAATGCCGCCCTGTTAAAGAGGTATACACCTGAGATAAAGAGGAAGAAACCAGAGGAAGTGAAGAAGAATGGCTGA
- a CDS encoding YHS domain-containing protein produces MAEDVICKMQVDEKTAKWKSEYKGKTYYFCAPGCKKKFDSSPEKYATK; encoded by the coding sequence ATGGCTGAAGACGTGATATGCAAGATGCAGGTCGACGAGAAGACCGCCAAGTGGAAGTCGGAATACAAGGGCAAGACCTACTACTTCTGTGCTCCAGGATGCAAGAAGAAGTTCGATTCCAGCCCGGAAAAGTACGCCACGAAGTGA
- a CDS encoding FAD-binding oxidoreductase translates to MEAAEHIPKNLQAAVAKLEDAIGKANVNTSKMERLLYSHDLAPLPNMAQLGFKSVPDIVVRPSSTDDLQKIVRIAAEEGIPITPRGSSTWGLAGSVPVFAGILIDFTGGMNKILKIDEVNLEVTAQAGCTWKQVYEACLEKGMLLGSYPSSYPSATIAGWTSTGGIGVGTYKYGGAADNIRNMEVVMPDGTIVDTGFKGVCDNMTGYNLTRIISGAEGTLAVISNITFKLTPAPEIIRPLTYFFNDLPSIGAPLFEIAHKRVEPLHISFSDGNHFELLRKTGKHVAEVATAMNITLEGDKETVAHEEAVIDAIAAKFGGRKADDAVAAHEWAENCYEFRCREVGLGCIPGEVVVPLKDYAVFANRLYTLMNDMKMTGAIIGILADRNTVMFMPYFLFNPDDLVQLTALSFSKKCGDIAMEYGGRPLGFGAFFASNLDAIRGNGAKYVRAIKKTFDPEDIMNPGKLTGTTLRYGIKIPPILFDKGMDMMAVAKVMLPRDTQFDDKAAAYANERMIKERAEKEHQHPKH, encoded by the coding sequence ATGGAAGCCGCTGAGCACATACCCAAGAACCTCCAGGCCGCCGTAGCCAAGTTGGAGGATGCCATAGGAAAGGCGAACGTGAACACCAGCAAGATGGAGCGGTTGCTTTATAGCCATGACCTTGCCCCGCTACCGAACATGGCGCAGCTCGGTTTCAAGAGCGTACCGGACATCGTGGTCCGCCCATCATCGACCGATGACCTGCAGAAGATCGTAAGGATCGCCGCCGAGGAGGGCATCCCGATCACTCCCAGGGGATCATCCACCTGGGGACTTGCCGGTTCAGTACCGGTCTTTGCCGGGATCCTGATCGATTTCACCGGCGGCATGAACAAGATCCTCAAGATCGATGAGGTCAACCTGGAGGTCACGGCTCAGGCCGGCTGCACCTGGAAGCAGGTCTATGAGGCCTGCCTGGAGAAGGGAATGTTGCTTGGGTCATATCCAAGCAGCTATCCGAGCGCCACCATCGCTGGATGGACATCCACTGGTGGCATCGGCGTAGGCACCTACAAGTATGGGGGCGCGGCCGACAACATCCGCAACATGGAGGTCGTGATGCCAGATGGTACGATCGTCGACACCGGCTTCAAAGGCGTCTGCGACAACATGACCGGCTATAACCTGACCCGCATCATCAGCGGCGCCGAGGGCACCCTGGCGGTCATCTCCAACATAACGTTCAAGCTGACCCCTGCACCGGAGATCATCAGACCGCTCACCTACTTCTTCAACGACCTGCCGTCGATCGGCGCACCGCTGTTCGAGATCGCCCACAAGCGCGTCGAACCGCTCCACATCAGCTTTTCCGACGGTAACCATTTCGAGCTGCTTAGGAAAACGGGCAAGCACGTGGCCGAGGTCGCCACGGCAATGAACATCACCCTCGAGGGGGATAAGGAGACCGTCGCGCACGAGGAAGCGGTCATCGATGCCATTGCGGCCAAGTTCGGTGGAAGGAAGGCTGACGATGCCGTCGCCGCTCACGAATGGGCCGAGAACTGCTACGAGTTCCGTTGCCGCGAGGTCGGGCTAGGATGCATCCCAGGCGAGGTAGTGGTCCCGCTCAAGGACTACGCGGTCTTCGCCAACCGCCTGTACACGCTCATGAACGACATGAAGATGACTGGCGCCATCATCGGCATACTGGCCGACCGAAACACGGTCATGTTCATGCCCTACTTCCTGTTCAACCCGGATGACCTGGTCCAGCTGACCGCGCTCTCCTTCAGCAAGAAGTGCGGGGACATCGCAATGGAGTACGGTGGCAGGCCGCTCGGATTCGGTGCGTTCTTCGCCTCCAACTTGGACGCGATACGCGGGAACGGGGCGAAATATGTACGCGCCATCAAGAAGACCTTTGACCCGGAGGACATAATGAACCCGGGCAAACTGACCGGAACGACCCTGCGCTACGGCATCAAGATCCCGCCGATCCTGTTCGACAAGGGAATGGACATGATGGCCGTTGCCAAGGTCATGCTGCCCCGCGACACTCAGTTCGACGACAAGGCAGCTGCCTACGCGAACGAGCGCATGATCAAGGAGAGGGCGGAGAAAGAGCACCAGCACCCCAAACACTAA
- a CDS encoding GIY-YIG nuclease family protein: MPISGRPDQGRGTYVLLITLDRDRTITIGKLGRIHFSAGTYAYCGSAMAGYRGRVGRHFSRDKKLRWHIDFLLQEAEPVGAFLVKGGEGMECSLGRILSELVHSEPIRGFGCSDCSCHSHLFRIDEASIPDLIGRIGHF, encoded by the coding sequence TTGCCGATTTCCGGAAGACCAGACCAAGGCCGTGGGACCTATGTCCTGTTGATCACCCTCGACCGAGACCGGACGATCACCATAGGCAAGCTAGGCCGAATACATTTTTCAGCAGGGACATACGCCTATTGCGGCTCGGCCATGGCGGGCTATAGGGGGAGGGTGGGCAGGCACTTCTCCAGGGATAAGAAGCTACGCTGGCATATCGATTTTCTGCTTCAGGAGGCAGAACCCGTTGGTGCCTTCCTGGTCAAAGGAGGTGAGGGAATGGAATGCTCCTTGGGCAGGATCCTGTCCGAGCTGGTGCACTCAGAACCGATCCGAGGGTTCGGCTGTTCCGATTGCTCATGCCACTCTCACCTGTTCCGCATAGATGAGGCGTCCATCCCAGACCTGATCGGTAGGATCGGGCATTTCTAG
- a CDS encoding flavodoxin family protein, with translation MKIIGISGSPRVDGNTEVLVKEALEGARQKGAQIEFVALSGRKIQGCLACTECGRNGKCIIDDEMQDIYPRMMAADGVIIGTPIYFGQMSSQTKAFIDRTYLLSKLGKKLEGKVGGVIAVGGRAGHEFTTVALMDYMTLQGLVLPPKAFAHSYARELGAARSDEKGLKEARALGERVFSLTSRLAATK, from the coding sequence ATGAAGATCATCGGTATCTCGGGAAGTCCCAGGGTCGACGGGAACACGGAGGTCCTGGTCAAGGAAGCGTTGGAAGGGGCCAGACAGAAGGGTGCGCAGATCGAGTTCGTGGCCTTGTCCGGCAGGAAGATCCAAGGCTGTCTGGCATGCACCGAGTGCGGAAGGAACGGCAAATGCATCATTGACGACGAGATGCAGGACATCTACCCGAGGATGATGGCGGCGGACGGCGTGATCATAGGAACCCCGATATATTTTGGTCAGATGTCCTCCCAGACCAAGGCCTTCATCGACCGGACCTACCTTTTGTCCAAGCTGGGCAAGAAGTTGGAGGGCAAGGTCGGCGGAGTGATCGCCGTTGGCGGACGTGCCGGCCACGAGTTCACCACCGTGGCATTGATGGACTACATGACCCTGCAGGGATTGGTGCTCCCGCCGAAGGCCTTCGCCCATTCATACGCCCGCGAGCTGGGGGCAGCCCGGTCCGATGAGAAAGGACTGAAGGAGGCCAGGGCTCTGGGTGAACGGGTGTTCTCATTGACGTCCCGGCTGGCCGCCACCAAGTGA
- a CDS encoding methyl-coenzyme M reductase family protein has protein sequence MYKVLLFDGGVYRINELYELIEDIGGFVIQKTTIQVMITVTMAIPEEDQPIIEAKSRELGAKLVDVPLAGTEIVVVGPTLGRHHMPHPICDIAEQLRRYGAITVVMGLARGKGRATAQITADERAIIDEYDAAVFVLGNFKDCIINDKVRLFQDISVPVTVVCGPDIPGLPNCEALVSGVGRKVERMRRAEEIEKLEEVSTAVDMTIGKRRKEIDEDPLFVHPSEIKERLEQIQAVSESLRPAPIVLHLDGLRVKVPFEEYGNQIAELEVYGRKLGDIARITGSRMKGSTLIRIMTECEVKARDSIKH, from the coding sequence ATGTACAAGGTCCTGCTGTTCGACGGTGGCGTCTACCGTATCAACGAGCTATATGAGCTGATCGAGGACATCGGCGGATTCGTGATCCAGAAGACCACTATCCAGGTGATGATAACGGTGACCATGGCCATCCCAGAAGAGGACCAGCCGATCATCGAGGCGAAATCGCGCGAGCTCGGGGCGAAGCTGGTCGATGTTCCGCTGGCAGGAACGGAGATCGTGGTCGTCGGTCCGACCCTGGGTCGGCATCATATGCCCCACCCCATATGCGATATCGCCGAGCAGCTGCGCCGCTATGGCGCCATCACCGTGGTGATGGGTCTTGCCAGGGGTAAAGGGCGGGCCACCGCGCAGATAACCGCCGACGAGAGGGCGATCATTGACGAGTATGATGCGGCTGTGTTCGTGCTGGGCAATTTCAAGGACTGCATCATCAACGACAAGGTGCGGCTTTTCCAGGACATCTCGGTACCGGTGACCGTGGTGTGCGGTCCAGACATACCCGGGTTGCCTAACTGCGAGGCGCTCGTATCGGGGGTGGGCCGCAAGGTGGAAAGGATGAGGCGAGCGGAGGAGATCGAGAAGCTGGAAGAGGTGTCCACCGCGGTCGACATGACCATCGGCAAGCGCCGCAAGGAGATCGACGAGGACCCCCTTTTTGTACACCCCTCCGAGATCAAGGAGCGCCTGGAGCAGATCCAGGCGGTCAGCGAATCACTGCGTCCGGCTCCGATCGTCCTGCACCTCGATGGCCTGCGGGTCAAGGTGCCGTTCGAGGAATATGGGAATCAGATAGCTGAGCTCGAGGTATATGGGCGGAAGCTGGGCGACATCGCCCGCATAACCGGTTCCAGGATGAAAGGGAGCACCCTCATCCGGATCATGACCGAGTGCGAGGTCAAGGCAAGGGACTCCATCAAACATTGA